A section of the Sphingobacteriales bacterium genome encodes:
- a CDS encoding methylmalonyl-CoA mutase, with amino-acid sequence HSEEMSEKIFIIPANRTRYLSEISETIRNYNDWTEKQAEIAHQLQGIRNAIDLAKKDKDEELSEKLEKIYAEKELELDPKCRKILENWQEKVNCFRQPEFVYKVRDKEIKVKTHTKSLSHLQIPKIAMPNYLSWGDILKWSLRENIPGEFPYAAGVFPFKREEEDPTRMFAGEGGPERTNKRFHYVSRGMPAKRLSTAFDSVTLYGRDPDVRPDIYGKIGNSGVSVSCLDDAKKLYSGFNLANPKTSVSMTINGPAPAMVGFFMNTAIDQQCEIYIRQQGIEKEVQKKIDEIYRKKGTVRPAYQGQIPEGNDGLGLMLLGVTGDQVLPREVYVKIKAETISVVRGTVQADILKEDQAQNTCIFSTDFALKMMGDIQEYFINNCVRNFYSVSISGYHIAEAGANPITQLAFTLANGFTYVEYYLSRGMNINDFAPNLSFFFSNGIDPEYSVIGRVARLIWAKAIKLKYGGDSRSQKLKYHIQTSGRSLHAQEIDFNDIRTTLQAIYAIYDNCNSLHTNAYDEAITTPTEESVRRALAIQMIINHEFGLAKNQNPNQGSFIIEYLTNMVEEAVMKEFDRLTERGGVLGAMESMYQRSKIQEESLYYETLKHTGELPIMGVNTFLSSKGSPTVIPGEVIRATKEEKEYQIFMINQLHKTWEKESVFQLENLKKAALHNKNIFEELMEVTKYCSIGQITNALFQVGGQYRRNM; translated from the coding sequence CATAGTGAAGAAATGTCGGAAAAGATATTCATCATACCGGCAAACCGAACCAGGTATTTGTCAGAAATCAGTGAAACGATCAGAAATTATAATGACTGGACAGAAAAACAGGCTGAAATAGCTCATCAGCTTCAGGGAATCCGGAATGCCATTGATCTGGCTAAGAAAGACAAGGATGAAGAGTTATCCGAAAAGCTGGAGAAAATTTATGCTGAAAAAGAACTTGAATTAGATCCCAAATGCAGAAAAATCCTTGAAAACTGGCAGGAAAAAGTAAATTGTTTTCGTCAACCTGAATTTGTTTATAAAGTCAGGGATAAGGAAATTAAAGTTAAGACACATACCAAATCTTTAAGTCACCTGCAGATCCCCAAAATTGCCATGCCGAATTATTTAAGCTGGGGTGATATTTTAAAATGGAGTTTGCGTGAAAATATTCCAGGTGAATTTCCTTATGCAGCAGGTGTTTTTCCGTTCAAGAGGGAAGAAGAAGACCCGACACGTATGTTTGCAGGCGAGGGCGGACCTGAACGCACCAACAAACGCTTTCATTATGTATCGAGAGGTATGCCGGCCAAAAGGCTCTCCACGGCATTCGACAGTGTAACACTTTATGGCCGTGATCCGGATGTCAGGCCTGATATTTATGGAAAAATTGGCAATTCAGGGGTGTCGGTTTCCTGTTTGGACGATGCCAAAAAACTTTATTCCGGATTTAATCTGGCCAATCCCAAAACATCTGTTTCGATGACCATCAACGGTCCGGCACCTGCCATGGTTGGCTTCTTTATGAATACTGCCATCGATCAGCAATGCGAAATCTACATCCGGCAGCAGGGAATCGAAAAAGAAGTTCAGAAAAAAATAGACGAAATTTACAGGAAAAAAGGGACTGTCAGACCGGCTTATCAGGGACAGATTCCCGAAGGAAATGACGGATTGGGGCTGATGTTGCTTGGTGTTACAGGAGATCAGGTGCTTCCCAGGGAAGTTTATGTGAAAATAAAAGCAGAAACCATATCCGTTGTGAGGGGAACCGTTCAGGCAGATATTTTAAAGGAAGATCAGGCACAGAATACCTGCATTTTCTCAACTGATTTTGCCCTCAAAATGATGGGTGATATTCAGGAGTATTTTATTAACAACTGTGTTAGGAATTTTTACTCAGTTTCTATTTCTGGTTATCATATTGCAGAAGCCGGAGCAAATCCCATTACCCAACTGGCTTTTACCCTCGCAAATGGCTTTACCTATGTTGAATATTATCTTTCGAGAGGAATGAATATCAATGATTTTGCTCCGAATCTTTCCTTTTTCTTTTCCAATGGAATTGACCCCGAATATTCAGTGATCGGACGGGTAGCAAGGTTAATCTGGGCAAAGGCGATAAAACTTAAATATGGGGGAGATTCAAGATCGCAAAAGCTTAAATATCATATTCAAACCTCAGGAAGATCGCTTCACGCACAGGAGATTGACTTTAATGATATAAGAACAACCCTGCAGGCAATTTATGCCATTTACGACAATTGTAATTCATTGCATACGAATGCCTATGATGAAGCCATCACAACCCCTACTGAAGAGTCTGTCAGGAGAGCATTGGCCATACAAATGATTATCAATCATGAATTTGGGCTGGCAAAAAATCAGAATCCCAATCAGGGATCATTTATAATCGAATACCTGACCAATATGGTCGAGGAAGCTGTAATGAAGGAATTTGATCGTCTGACAGAGCGCGGAGGTGTTTTAGGTGCTATGGAAAGTATGTATCAACGAAGTAAAATTCAGGAAGAATCACTTTATTATGAGACTTTAAAGCACACGGGAGAATTACCAATAATGGGTGTGAATACATTTCTTTCTTCAAAAGGATCGCCAACGGTCATTCCCGGAGAAGTCATCAGAGCGACAAAGGAAGAGAAAGAATATCAGATATTTATGATTAATCAACTTCATAAGACGTGGGAAAAGGAATCAGTTTTCCAGTTGGAGAATCTGAAAAAAGCTGCCCTGCACAATAAAAACATTTTCGAAGAATTGATGGAGGTAACCAAATATTGTTCAATAGGCCAGATTACGAATGCCTTATTTCAGGTGGGTGGTCAATACAGAAGAAATATGTAA
- the buk gene encoding butyrate kinase — protein sequence MSNYKVLVINPRSRFTKIAVYNNHELVFLNKIMHPDEELNQFENIIDQLAYRKSIIFKELMDGDVDIKSINLVVSRGGLIKPLRSGVYEINEAMLSDLKDSPFGIDQVNLGGLIADQIAKMLGVKAYTSDPVVVDEMDEIARITGHPDFERKSVFHALNQKAVAKRYAKSFNKKYEEINLIVAHLGLGISVGAHSKGRVIDVTQSFDGEGPFSPKRSGTLPAGDLVKMCFSGKYTMMEILKKISGKGGMMAHFGTEDMKEIEQRALNGDRQARLVYEAMAYNVAKYIAMMYPVLMGEVDAIILTGGIANSKYFTEYIVQRVQKLAPVHVYPGGDEMEALAYNVMAALDGEVPILEYK from the coding sequence ATGTCAAATTACAAGGTTTTAGTCATTAATCCACGCTCAAGATTTACGAAAATAGCTGTGTATAATAATCATGAGCTCGTTTTTTTAAACAAAATCATGCATCCTGATGAAGAGTTGAATCAGTTTGAAAATATAATTGACCAGTTGGCATACCGGAAGTCAATTATTTTTAAAGAGCTAATGGATGGAGATGTTGATATTAAAAGTATCAATCTTGTCGTTAGCAGAGGTGGATTGATAAAGCCTTTAAGATCTGGTGTTTACGAGATTAATGAAGCTATGTTGTCCGACCTGAAGGATTCACCTTTTGGAATCGATCAGGTAAATCTGGGAGGATTGATTGCAGATCAGATAGCAAAAATGCTTGGCGTAAAGGCTTATACCTCTGATCCTGTGGTGGTCGATGAAATGGATGAGATTGCCAGGATAACCGGTCATCCTGATTTTGAAAGAAAATCGGTTTTTCATGCACTGAATCAGAAAGCAGTTGCCAAACGATATGCGAAATCATTTAATAAAAAGTATGAAGAAATAAATCTGATTGTTGCTCATCTTGGGCTGGGCATTTCGGTAGGTGCACATTCAAAAGGAAGAGTGATAGATGTAACCCAAAGTTTTGACGGGGAAGGACCATTTTCTCCAAAAAGAAGCGGGACGCTTCCTGCAGGTGATCTGGTGAAAATGTGTTTTAGCGGGAAATATACCATGATGGAGATTTTGAAAAAAATATCCGGAAAAGGAGGGATGATGGCACATTTCGGCACTGAAGATATGAAAGAAATAGAACAAAGGGCATTAAACGGAGATCGTCAGGCACGGCTGGTTTATGAAGCTATGGCGTATAATGTGGCCAAATATATTGCCATGATGTATCCGGTTTTGATGGGCGAGGTTGATGCCATCATACTGACGGGTGGTATTGCCAACAGCAAATATTTTACAGAATATATTGTTCAACGGGTACAAAAGCTTGCCCCTGTTCATGTGTATCCGGGAGGAGATGAAATGGAAGCCCTTGCCTATAATGTGATGGCAGCCCTTGATGGGGAAGTGCCAATACTGGAATATAAGTAA
- a CDS encoding lipocalin family protein, which translates to MDTEEFKLEKYLGTWYEIARFPHRFEKDLQGVTATYSLMKNRKVRVLNQGYKGSLDGKHSAAKGKAYVVSAKKPPRLKVSFFLFFYADYNILALDYDNYQWAMIGSSSPDYFWILCRQPQMDAEIFEMLKQKAIEMGYDLSKLQMVQQKAL; encoded by the coding sequence ATGGATACAGAAGAATTTAAACTTGAAAAATACCTTGGGACTTGGTATGAAATTGCCAGGTTTCCTCACAGGTTTGAAAAAGATTTACAAGGAGTTACAGCTACCTATTCCCTGATGAAAAACAGAAAAGTCCGCGTATTGAATCAGGGATACAAAGGCTCTTTGGATGGAAAACATAGTGCTGCAAAAGGCAAAGCCTATGTGGTCAGTGCGAAAAAACCCCCCAGGTTAAAAGTATCTTTTTTTCTATTCTTTTATGCCGATTATAACATCCTTGCACTGGATTATGATAACTATCAATGGGCGATGATAGGCAGCAGCTCTCCCGATTATTTCTGGATATTATGCCGTCAGCCGCAGATGGATGCTGAAATTTTCGAAATGCTCAAACAAAAAGCCATTGAAATGGGATATGATTTGAGCAAACTTCAGATGGTTCAGCAGAAAGCATTATAA